Proteins from one Paenibacillus amylolyticus genomic window:
- a CDS encoding MBL fold metallo-hydrolase has product MGIYFTVLSSGSTGNATVIQHGGTSLMIDAGLSAKRLDALFQEREISGAELDGILVTHEHSDHIKGLGAMSRKYNLPIYANLNTWAALEKSVGAIPEENRRVFETGAKHDFGSLRVESFGISHDAAEPVGYTFDDGSEKLSVATDLGYMSDKVRDAISDSDVLVLEANHDVELLRMGRYPWNTKRRILSDIGHLSNEAAGAALSELMNGRIKRTYLAHLSRDHNMMDLAKMSVRDAMESRGCFYRDHEFKLCDTYYDRPTPWDRVGEP; this is encoded by the coding sequence ATGGGGATATATTTTACCGTGTTATCCAGCGGTTCGACAGGTAATGCCACGGTCATACAACATGGGGGCACCTCTCTCATGATAGACGCGGGTCTCAGTGCGAAGCGATTGGATGCGCTGTTTCAGGAAAGGGAGATTTCTGGGGCAGAACTGGACGGGATTCTGGTTACACATGAACATTCCGATCACATTAAAGGACTAGGCGCGATGTCTCGGAAATATAATTTACCAATCTATGCGAATCTGAACACGTGGGCGGCACTGGAGAAGTCGGTTGGGGCGATTCCAGAGGAAAACCGGAGGGTGTTTGAGACGGGTGCAAAGCATGATTTTGGGTCACTGCGCGTGGAATCCTTCGGGATCTCACATGATGCGGCTGAGCCAGTCGGTTATACGTTCGATGATGGCAGTGAGAAGCTGTCTGTTGCAACGGATCTTGGGTACATGAGCGACAAGGTTCGCGATGCAATCTCCGATTCAGACGTGCTGGTGCTCGAGGCGAATCATGATGTCGAATTGCTGCGTATGGGTCGTTATCCGTGGAACACCAAGCGCCGGATTTTGAGCGACATTGGGCATTTGTCGAACGAAGCAGCAGGGGCAGCGCTTAGTGAACTGATGAACGGACGCATCAAGCGCACGTATCTGGCACATCTTAGCCGGGATCATAATATGATGGACTTGGCGAAAATGTCGGTGCGTGACGCGATGGAGAGCCGTGGATGCTTCTATCGGGATCATGAGTTCAAACTCTGTGATACGTATTACGATCGGCCTACGCCATGGGATAGGGTGGGTGAGCCATAA
- a CDS encoding trypsin-like peptidase domain-containing protein: MGLFGDDFYSTKVSRRAEPEQKGKLLIIRPGGRGRGRDRWSNPRRSRTGISSTVKVAVISSVISSIVTVMLFSFITQPASLPLANATGNGSGGGAQAAQTADPYDRIIQAAAHVRPSVVSIVNHKTGSSLSMEDSALGSGVIFKKEDGKAYIMTNHHVVEGASDLEIVTVDGETHKAKLVGKDRVSDIAVLSAEDKGLGAAAEIGDSSKLQRGQTVLAIGNPLGLGGTLTSGIVSYTDRILPVSINQDGVYDWEQNVIQTDAAINEGNSGGALVDLNGKVVGINTMKISDTGVEGLGFAIPMNEVMKTVDSLLVNGKVSRPYLGVYTVDLSNPYAPLDDEQRKDLKLPSHVDSGVVVLEASGPASDAGMKLNDVITEFDGQKITSTLDLRKYLYDQKKIGDTIEVTFYRDGKVEKVSVKLTDKPE, translated from the coding sequence ATGGGATTGTTTGGAGACGATTTTTATTCAACCAAAGTATCAAGACGCGCCGAACCTGAACAGAAAGGCAAACTTCTGATCATCCGCCCTGGAGGCAGGGGACGTGGACGTGACCGCTGGAGCAATCCGCGCAGATCGCGTACGGGTATCAGTTCCACAGTGAAGGTAGCTGTAATTAGCTCGGTGATCAGCTCCATCGTGACCGTCATGCTGTTTAGCTTCATCACACAGCCTGCTTCGTTACCGCTGGCGAATGCTACAGGTAATGGTAGCGGGGGCGGTGCACAGGCAGCGCAGACAGCGGATCCATACGATCGAATTATCCAGGCAGCAGCCCACGTTCGTCCTTCGGTGGTGAGCATTGTGAATCATAAAACGGGTAGCAGTCTGTCGATGGAAGACTCGGCACTGGGCTCAGGGGTCATTTTCAAGAAGGAAGATGGCAAGGCCTACATTATGACCAACCACCACGTCGTGGAGGGTGCGAGTGATCTGGAGATTGTGACTGTGGATGGGGAGACACACAAGGCGAAGCTGGTCGGTAAGGACCGCGTGAGCGACATTGCTGTATTGTCCGCAGAAGATAAAGGACTGGGTGCAGCAGCGGAGATTGGTGATTCCAGCAAACTTCAGCGCGGTCAAACGGTGCTGGCGATTGGAAATCCACTCGGTCTGGGCGGTACGCTGACATCCGGTATTGTCAGTTACACCGATCGTATTCTGCCTGTATCCATTAATCAGGACGGGGTGTACGACTGGGAGCAAAACGTGATCCAGACGGATGCGGCGATTAATGAGGGGAATAGTGGCGGTGCACTCGTCGATCTGAACGGGAAAGTGGTCGGCATCAACACGATGAAAATCTCGGATACGGGTGTGGAGGGTCTCGGCTTCGCCATTCCCATGAACGAAGTGATGAAAACCGTAGATTCCCTGCTCGTGAACGGCAAAGTATCTCGTCCATACCTGGGCGTGTACACGGTGGATCTGAGTAACCCATATGCACCCCTGGATGACGAACAGCGCAAGGATCTGAAGCTGCCATCTCATGTGGACAGTGGTGTAGTTGTGCTGGAGGCATCGGGTCCGGCATCTGATGCAGGCATGAAGCTGAATGATGTCATTACGGAATTTGACGGGCAAAAAATTACCTCCACGCTGGATCTGAGGAAATATCTGTACGATCAGAAGAAGATTGGAGATACGATTGAAGTGACCTTCTACCGGGATGGCAAAGTGGAGAAAGTATCGGTGAAGCTGACGGATAAACCGGAGTAA
- a CDS encoding CxxH/CxxC protein — translation MYVVCKEHVDIAIDMFVDEYEDAPDIVDLKETEFADWDPPAKCAECEKHAEFLVV, via the coding sequence ATGTACGTTGTATGCAAAGAACACGTGGACATTGCCATTGACATGTTTGTCGATGAGTATGAGGACGCTCCAGATATCGTTGATCTGAAGGAGACGGAATTTGCCGATTGGGACCCGCCTGCGAAGTGCGCCGAGTGCGAAAAGCACGCGGAATTCCTCGTCGTTTAG
- the rlmH gene encoding 23S rRNA (pseudouridine(1915)-N(3))-methyltransferase RlmH → MFIQIIGVGKLKEKYLTLGIQEYAKRLAPYIKFQMIEVADEKAPDTLSEAEVRAVKEREGERILAHVKSEAHVVALALDGQLWSSEELALEIDKLGTYGTSHVVFVIGGSHGLSDEVLRRAKQRLSFGRMTLPHQLMRLVLVEQIYRAVKINRNEPYHK, encoded by the coding sequence ATGTTTATTCAGATTATTGGCGTAGGCAAACTGAAGGAAAAATATCTCACGCTGGGCATTCAGGAATATGCCAAGCGGCTCGCCCCGTACATCAAGTTTCAGATGATCGAGGTCGCAGACGAAAAGGCGCCCGATACCCTGAGCGAAGCTGAGGTTCGGGCGGTAAAAGAGCGCGAGGGCGAACGCATCCTCGCGCATGTGAAGAGCGAGGCGCATGTTGTCGCGCTCGCATTGGATGGCCAGCTCTGGAGTTCCGAGGAGCTGGCATTGGAGATCGACAAGCTCGGCACGTATGGGACGAGCCATGTCGTGTTTGTCATCGGAGGAAGCCACGGGCTCTCCGATGAGGTGTTGCGCCGCGCGAAGCAGCGCTTGAGCTTCGGGCGCATGACCCTGCCGCATCAGCTTATGCGGCTGGTGCTGGTGGAGCAGATTTATCGCGCGGTGAAGATAAATCGGAATGAACCGTACCACAAGTAA